Within Amedibacterium intestinale, the genomic segment ATGCAAATACAACACCAATGAGATTATCTGTAATTCGCAATATAACAGCTTCCTGAATACCATAAATTCCTGTAGCGGCCATTAAGGCTCCCAGACAATTTAATACTGTCTTATGTTTATACTGACTGCATAATCCCAGCAATATACCACCAAAAATTCCAATCATGGAGTGCATTGATTTTGGCATAAGCATATACAGCACATAAAACAAGGCAGATCCTGCCAATACCCCTAAAATTCTATGCATTGACTTTTCTTTTAATTTTGTTTCAAAATTATGATCAGACAATAAAGAACCACAGGCAAATCCTATCCACATATAACGTTCCAATTGGAAAAAAGCTCCTAATGTTAAGATAAAACTAATTCCTAAAGCTATACGAATTTGCCATTGATGTTTTTTTGTATAAAAATCAAACTGTTTAATTTTACTTTGAAAAGAAATATCCGTATGCTTCCCTTTATGTTTCTTGTAAAAAACTGCTGCACAAATCAGAAAACAGAAACAAGTTAAAAGAAATCGTTTGAAAAACAATACACCTTGTACCGGATTGCCGCAAAGAAAAACATACGCAAAGCTATATAGTCCACCATTCCCCATTTCTGGTTTGTCGCAGGTAATAAATAAAATAACGATATAGGATAAAAAATGAATGAAAAATGCAAACAAAGGATTTACATAATAACTTAAAACCGGTGAAATCAGCAGCAGTAAAAAAACAATGCCCAAATTTATCAGAGAATCTTTGATACAATATCCAAAATCCACAAAACGAACAGCCAGTAAAATACAAAACATTGAAACTGCCATCGCATTGTTTTCTTTCCCAAAGACACTAGATAAAGGAGCTATAAAAACAATCGCAAACAATACAAGTAAAATAGAGCGAAAAAACATGGCTGCCCATAAAAAACCACGTTGCTTTTTCGATTCGCTTTTGTCAATCAACCTTTTTAATCCAGCTGGATCAAGCTGTAATAAATCATAAAACTTCAATGTATATACCCCCTTTTTTATTATTCATCGATAGATAAAGACTGCATTTTTTCATTTGCCCTGGATATTAAAACAAACAATTGTTCAAAGTCTTCTCCCATACTTCTCCATAGATCATAAAAAGGTTGTAACATAATTTCATAATCTTTTTTTAACTCTTTTAAACCTGTCTCACTAAGAGAAATCACATAACTTCTTTCATCAGAAGTCTGTTTCTGTTTTTGAATACAGTTTTTTTCATAAAGCTGTTTTAAGCAGCGGCTAACGGCCTCTTTTTTCATTCCACTAAGCTTGCTTAATATTAAGGGTGTACATTTTTCTGGTTCCAGATAAAGCCATGCCAACAGTTCTCTTTCACTTGATGTTAAAAACTGCTTCTGCTTATGAACGAGCATGTTTCTGGAAAACTGATGAAGCTCTTGTTGAAAAATGAGCATTTGCTGCCAATCAATATTCTGCATAATAACCCTCCCGCCATTTATTTAACATTGTTAATTATATGACGATGCTTATCCCTTGTCAATAAACTTTTCCCCACCTATAAAAGAAAAAAAAGACCAGTTTCTTTTCAAAGAAACCAGTCCTTCTAAAAATTTGCTTTTTATATCTTTTCAAATACGGAAGCAGGTGCTCCACAGAGTGGACAAACAAAATCTTCTGGAAGTGGATCACCTTCATAAATATAACCGCAAATACTGCATCTCCATCCACTCTTCTCTGTTTTTTCTTGGAAACTTGGTGCATTTTTCGGTGTTGTTCCATTCTTTACTTGATGATAATATGCATAGGTCATCACTTCTTTTTCGGCCAGTACTTCTGCATCTTCTACTTCACCTATAAACATCACATGAGTGCCTAAATCCACTTTTTGTACAACTTTTACACTAAAGTAAGAAGCCACATTTTGTATAGGATATGCTATCCCATGCACATCACGTTTAAATTCTACCTTTTCAAATTTATCTGCATCTTTACTGGATTGAAAACCGAATGTTTTGATCATTTCCATATCTGTATCCTGTGTTAAAACAGCACCGCAAAAACGTCCAGATTTTTCAATTAACTGCTCTGTATAATTATCTTTATTTAAGGTTACTGCCATCTGCTGTGGAGAAGAAGTTACCTGTTGAAGCGTATTCGCAACACAGCCTGCATCTTTTCCATCATGACTTGTGGAAATAATATATAAACCATAACTTAAATTAAAAAACGCTTTTTGATTCATAAGTAATACCTCCTTCAATTTTATATTTACTTTCTCTTTTTAGTATGTACCCAAAAGATTGATTTGTAAATAGATATGCCTAACTTCACTAATACAAACAGCAGTCTTATGTTTTATGTTTTCTTAAAACATCATATCCTCTTTTAACACATCATGATCTTTTAATACTTTTTCAATTACGGTTCCCTGTATTGTTTTAAGTAAAGGTTTTTTCAACATATTTAATGGTCCAGGCAAACGGATTTCCAATGGGGATTTTCCATCCATTAATTTTACAGAGCTATCTAAAAGTTCACGAATGTCATACACACTTCCCCAAACTTCAGGAACACCACGATCAACTCCTAATAAACCATAAACAGCTTCCATAGCAGTTCTTACGGAATATTCTGTTGTAAATACGGTATCTCTTGGAGTTTGCGCAAACTGTCCTAAGAAGGCAAAGTTCACTGCACCATCCACAATGACATCAGGGCGATCTCCTTTGGCTCTTGGCATAAAGAAAGCAGTGATATATGGCATCATGGTAGGAACACAAACAGCAGAATGTTCTGCCAAATCTTCAATCTGCTCTACTGGTGCACCTATGTGGTACAACCATTCCATCGTAATTTCTTTTCCTGTACATTCTTTCATTGGTTTTTTTACATAATCACCAATCGCATCGGTAAATAATCCATATACCCAAACACAAACCTTATCTTTATCCTGTGCTTTAAATTGTCCCTGACGATTAATTGTCCAGCTTAACAGCCAGCTAGAATCCTGACAGCTTACAATTCCTCCGGTAACGACTTTTCCTGTTCTAGGATCTCGTTTACAAATATTAGTAATATAAGGAATGATTTTATCATCTAACGTTGTAATTGTGGCGGATTCCCAATTTGTTTTTGCGATATCGGAACAAAACTTTTCAGGATGTCCAAATGCTGGATCTTGTTTTGCGATGTTTTTCCACAAATTCCAGCAGCCACTTGTTCTTACCTCCGCATCTCCATTTGGCGCATGGTCCTGATCACCATAAATCGTTCCTTCCGTACAACTTCCATTTGTGATAAACACCAAATCATTTTCACTTAATACAATACCTTGTTCTACGCCATTTACCTTACATTCAATTGCCTGTGCAACTTTTTTGTTTTCATCACATTGAAACACAACATTGGTTACTTCTGTATGAAACTGAAAATCAACACCTGCTTTTTCCAAATACTTCTGCATTGGTAAAATCAAGGATTCATATTGATTATAACGTGTAAACTTCAATGCACTAAAATCAGGCAAACCGGAAATATGATGAATAAAACGCTGGAAATACAGTTTCATTTCCAATGCGCTATGCCAGTTTTCAAACGCAAACATTGTTCTCCAATATAGCCAGAACGTAGAGTTAAATACTTCCTCATCAAATACATCTTCAATTGTTTTATCATATAGATCTTCATCTTTTGTTAAAAAGAGCTTCATGATTTCCATACACCCTTTTTGACTTAAATTAAACTTTCCATCGGTATGTGCATCTTCTCCACGATGAATGGTAGCTCTGCATAAAGAATAGTTTGGATCCTCTTTATTTAACCAATAAAATTCATCTAGTACAGATGCATTTTCAACTTCCAAAGATGGAATACTTCGAAATAAATCCCATAAACATTCAAAGTGATTTTCCATCTCTCTTCCTCCACGCATAATATATCCTCGTGTAGAATCAAAAATACCATCACAAGCACCACCAGCAATATCCATTGCCTCTAAAATATGAATATGATCTCCTGGCATTTGTCCATCACGAACAAGGAAACATGCCGCAGCTAAGCTTGCTAAACCACTTCCGATTAAATATGCATGCTTATCCTCTACTCCCTCTGGTTTTTTTGGACGTGCAAATGCTTCATAATTCCCATTTGTGTAATAAATACCTTTTTTATTTTTATCATGTTTCCCAAGTTCTGTGTTTCGATAATTTTTAATATCTTCTTCTTTTTTTGCCTTTTGTTCTTTGTTTTTTTGCTGTACTTTCTTTGCTGCCATTAAAACAGCTCCGGTAGATGCTGCTGTAGCCGCAGCAGCCATTGCTATACTTTTCTTTTTCATAGGATACGACCACCTTTCTTATCGACAGTCTTATCATACGCAAAATCATCACGCAAATACATTTACACTTATACAAGAATGATAAATTTTTTATCAAACTTCCTTATTTGTAAAGTTTTGATTGCTGTTGTAATTATATTTATAATGTTATTTCCATTACAATATAGTGATATCTTCCTTCACCTCATTCCTAGAAAGTTTTTAGAAATCGTATCCTCACAGACAAAGTTTGTTATAATATATATGTCATAGAAGAGGTTGGTAATTCAACCAAAAGCAAAAAGAGGACGGCAATCCTCTCTTTTTTGTATCAGAATATTTTTCATGCTAATTCTTTGTAAAGTTTTGAATGGATGTTGTAATTGTATTCTTTAACGCAATGCGCATATCTTCTACAATCAAATGATAATCTTCCTTCATTCCATCCGCTATCCAATCAAGCATGACTCCTACAAAACCATATTTATAAAAATTCGCTATAAAGTTTTTCTGTTCTTCGCTAATTTGGACGTCCTTCGCTTTTTCTTCAATAACCTGCATGATCAAATCATGTACCAGTTTAAATAGAAAATTTTCAATTTGTTCCCTGGAAATATTATAGTATGCATTCATTACAAATGGCTTGTTTTCATAAACAGCTTCAAATACATGAAGGAGTCCATCCTGCCAGTTTTCAGAATGTTTTTTATTTTGCAATGCCTGTTTTGCATCCTCTACACATACCCATTCCACCAAATCATGTAAATCTTTAAAATGATAATAAAAACTCATACGACTGATATGACATGCATCCGTTAAATCCTGTATCGTTATTTTATGAAATGGTTTCTTTAACATACAGTCTTTTAAGGCAGCTTCTAAATCCAGTTTTGTTCGATTTGACATATCCTCACCTGTTTCTTTATAAAAGCATTATAGATATAAACAGTAAAAAATGAAAGACTTTATTCATTCCATAATATCTGCATACTTTATTTTTAGATTTTCTTTTTTATAAAGTTTTTAGGAAGTTTCTTTAATACAAGTAAAATCAAACCTATTTCTACTACACGATCTATATAATCTGTAAAAAACTGTACGATAAAACAGCTAAGCGTTAAACCAAGAGGTGTTTTTGATAAAAGCTGTACCAGATAGCTGGAACCAGAAGAAGTAATTCCACCAAATAGATATGCGCTAATTCCTGCACTTACAAAAGATGTAGGAACACTTACACATAAAGCTACAACAAAGATCCACCATGTTTTATCAACCTTCTTTTTCCATAGGATTCCCATCAATAAACCAAACAGCATCCCTGCAGGTGCAAAGTATAAAGCATAACTATCTACGGTGATTCCAAGAATAATCCCGCTTAATAAGCTTGTCAACATACCATAGACAGGGCCATATAAAATAGAGGTCAAAATAGTTCCCATACTATCTAGATAAATAGGAAGTCTTAACATCAACGCAATTTGTCCACCAACGATATTCACCACAATCGCAAAGGCAAGTATCGTAATATGGTAAGTTGTAAATTTTTGTTTCATGCGGATACCTCCTTTTGTTTACGCATATGTGTGTACAAGCAAACTTTCTAACAAATCAAGCTCTTCTTTATGTTTATGAAGAATACACTCTAAAAACATATAGAAAAATTCCTGTACATCGACTTCTGTTAATACAACAGCATTTTTTTCTTTCTTATAAAAATCATAAGCATCTACCACACTTTGTCCTCTGCAAATGCCATCTGTTTCTATTTGTACATTGGATGAAAAGCCAGAACAAATAGCAGGATTGATGAAATAAGCGATTGCTAGTGGATCATTGATTACACATCCAATGATATGTTCCCATTCCCAATGAAAATCAAAATAAAATTTTGTAATCTTACGAATAAACTCTCCCTGAACAGGATCCAGTCTTTCTATATAAGATAATAAGGTAGGTGTTAACACGATGTTACGTGTAACATCTAATCCAATCATATGTATTTGTTTTCCAATCTTCGCCATTTCCTCATAAACAATTGCGGCAGCTTCTGGATCTTCCCAATAGTTATACTCCGCTACAGGAGAACAATTTCCATGCGATTTATACGTTCCTCCCATAGACACCAGCATAGCAATCTTAGAAAAAGCTTCTTTATCTTGTTGAATCAAATGTGCTAAGTTGGTAAGAGGTCCAATCGCAATAAGCGAACAATTTTCTTCTTTTCTTAATGTCTGAGATAAAAACTCTACAGCAGTAATAGAAGTTTCATATCCTTCTACTTCTTCTAAAAAGCTTTCTCCCAGTCCATCTTCCCCATGGGTATCCAAAGCACTAACATATTCCTTCTTTAATGGCTTATCTGCTCCCAGATAAACAGGTACATCCAATCGATTCATATGTTTTAACACTTTTTTTATATTTTCAAATCCCATCTGTACAGGCGCATTTCCACATACGATCGTAATTCCTAAAACTTCTACCTCTTTTGATGTTAGTGCCATCATGATCGCAAGACTATCATCAATGCCTGGATCACAATCGATAATAATTTTTCTTTTCATATATCTTCCTACTTTCTATATTTCAATAAAAAAGACTTTACCTATTTTTGATAATAAGCAAAGTCACGAAAAAAGTAAGATATCCTACATTTATAAATTTTCATTTGCCTATTATTATACTGGGAGGTTTGAAACCAGTGTATGTAATTATATACCATAGAAAAACAAAACTTGTAAATAAAAAGCTTAGAATTTTATGCTTTCTTTTTTTTGTATAAAAGAATCAAGTATCCACTAGCTAGCGACAAGATAGAAACAATTAGATACATTTTCCCATTTGAAGAAGATAATCCTCCATAAATAACGATCAATGCTCCTATACATGCTAGAACTGGACATACATATCCAAAAAATTTACTTTGTATACCACCCTTCCATGCATAGCGTAATACACCAATATATAAAAGGAAATAAAAGATATACATGATAACGATAGGAAGTCCAGATACATCCATTCCTAAGGCTTGAATCGCTGGATTTTCGACAGTTAAATAATGAATAAACAGCCATAAAAAGGAAAATATACAGCTTGTAAAATTAGATAAAATAGAAACTTCATATCTTTCATGGAGTTTCGCTATTTTGTTACTAAATGGAATTTCATTTCGAATCGCAAGTGCATGTGGAATACGACAGCTTCCTAAAATAATACCATTGCATGTTCCAAGTACCGATATAACAACGGTTACAAGAAGAAGCTTTGCGGCAAATGGACCTGCCAGCATGGATGCAGCTGCTTCAAATGCCCCATCTTTCAATTCCATAACTTTTTCTGGTCCTAATAAAAATGTAATTCCTAAAAAATATAACAAATAAACAAAAAGAATCATGATTGGCGCAATTGTTAAGGCAAGTGGAAGATTTCGTTTCGCATTCTTTATTTCATGGCAAATACTTGGTGCAACAGACCATCCATCATAAGAAAAGGCTGCCGCCACAATCGCACTGCTTCCCGCTACGATACCTGCCCCATCTACAGAATGAAGCTGTAAATAGGATGGATCTCCAAACAATAATCCGGCAATTCCAATCAAAAACAAAGGAATCATTTTTACCATCATGGAAGAAGTTTGTAAGTAACCTGCAATTTTTGGAGAAAATGTATTTACCAGATAAAGCAAGATGATATAGAAAATCGTAATTGTCCAGACATGAGATTGCAGCATAGGAAAATTTGAAAATAACTGTATCGTATAATTCGCACCTACCCAGCATATGACTGCTACCAGCGCAGGAAAATATACAACCATCTGAAACCATCCGATTAAAAACGCAAATGTTTTATTATACGCTTTTTCCCCATAACTAATTAATCCTCCGGCATCATCGGTTAACTTTGCCCATTCCGCAATGCTGATACCCCCAAAGATAATTCCTCCGGCACCAATGATCAAAACAAGACAGCCAATAGCTACATTTCCACCTGTTAAAACCAGAATATCATCTGCTTTAAAAAAGATTCCTGAACCAATAACAATTCCAATGACCATCGCAATTGCCATCAGCAATCCATACTTTCTTGTCTCCTGCATACATGATCCTCCTAAAATAGATAGAGATAGTATAGTATGTTTTCTTCTATATGTATAGTATAATCCTACTTCTTTATAAAATTTTACTTTTTATACCCCTCAATCATATTCCATCATTAAGAAAGCATGTTCCAACAATCTCAGCTTAACTCTGCTTTCTTGTTTCATATTCTTTGCCTAATCTGTATAAAAAACAGGATAAAAACGATACCCTGTTTCTTTCTTCTATATTATCGTTGTTTTATGAACTATGAAAGAGTTAAGAATGCTAAACAAGCTGCTCCAAGCAAACCGCTATCTTCATTTAAAGTAGATTTACGTACCTTTACATATGGTTTTACAACATCAAATACTCGCATTTTTACTAATTCTTCTACCTCTTCTACAAAACCATCAATTTTTAATGCGACAGAACCTCCTAAAATAAAAATCTCCGGATCAATATACGCCTGTATATTCGCAATAAAATTTGCCAGATAAATCTTAGCTTCCTGCATGATTTCTTTCGCATCCACATTTCCATCTAATGCTAAATCATTTACTTCTCCCGCATGTGCAACATTTAATCCTTTTTTCTTTGCACGCTCGACAATTGCCGTTCCACTGGATATAGCCTCAATGCCTCCTGGATAAATCATTCCATGACTTGGCCCTTCATGTTTCATACAGCTATTTGCGACTTCATTCGCAAAACCATGAGCCCCTGTGAATATTTTTTTATGCATGACAAGTCCTGCTCCTAATCCTGTTGATACAGTTAGATACTGAACATAATCATAGTCTTTTCCTTCTCCAATAACACTTTCTGCCAAAGCAGCTAAATTTGCATCATTTTCCAAATATACAGGAATTTGAATTCTTTTTTCTAACTCTTTGCTGACAGAAAAACCTGTCCATTTCCCATGTAAATTTGGAGTCTGGATAATTTTTCCATTGATTAAATCCAGAGGTCCTGGACAAGACATTCCTACTCCTACGATATCTGTTTCAAAAGATTGAATCGTTTCTGCTATCTTATCCATTGTCTTATCTGGGTCATTCGCATCTGTTGAAAACTGGACTCTTTCCTTTATTTCATAGTTTTCATTGATTAGAGCTACTCTGGTATTTGTTCCTCCAATATCAATTCCGATTGCATATTTCATTTCAATATCTCTCCTTTAAAATACATATAGCTTTATTATACCCTCTTCAAATATAGAAAACAGCTATTGTTTTTATTTTTTCTTATAGAAAAAGAGCCCTGTAGACTCTTTCACTCACCCTCTATTTATTCATGATGCTTACAATTTCCGGAAAACGCCCCATTATCGCATCATAATTTTTTCTTTCATGTGGATACGTACATAAAGTGCAATCCTTACATCCATTGTCTAATATACGATATGCTCCACCACAATTTGTTCCTAAAACATATAAAGGGCAAAAACAAAACAGGCAATTAAAATTTTCTTCCGAAATTCCTTTATGACAAGGAAAAAATTCACAGTCCCTGTTGGTAAAACATGCATAATTCCTATTCATGATAAACTAATTTCTACATATCCTTTGTATATAAGAATTTAAAAGAATCTCCATCTTGAATCTTTAATTCTTCTACAGCAGGACACATCCCACTTTCTTTACATGTTTCGTTATTGTCACTTTCATACAGCCACCATGGTCCCTTGTTAAAGTCTTGTTTTAACCCACTCATTTCATCGATGTAGGCTCCATAGCTTCCATCTTTAAAAACGACATCCAATTCTTCACACTTTTCTAAAAAATCATACAAAGTATTGATTTGTCCTGTCTGTGTAATATCTTTATTCACTAATTCTTTTCCATTTACCTTATCTTCTACCACAACATGAAGTGTCACTTCTTTTTCTTCACCTGCTGGTTCTTTTTTCTCACTGCATCCACTTAACATAATACCCAATCCTAAAACCAGTGATAAAATAATTGTTTTTTTCATACTCTGCTCTCTCCTATTTTATATTTTTTCTTTTCTGGAAGCTGCTGTTTTCACAAAAGAACGTGTTTTTCAATTTCCATAAGACAAAGATTGAAATATCAATTCTTCTGTATTTTCATTTTTATTTTCATATAATGCCATAACAAAAAATAAATTTGACAATAGGTTAAAAAGCTCATATATATTTTTATCTACTTCTTTTTCTTTTTGAATCTTTACGATCCATCGTACAATATTCTTGCATTCACTTCGTAATACATGTAAATAAGAAGCCCCTATACATCCAACAGGAAGATAAAATTCTTTATATAGTACTTCATATTTTTTATAGAGTGCTTCTACTTTTTTAAAACGTTCTTCATCAATTGCATTCTTTCCACGAATAGAGCCATTTGCATGGTAAATCGTTTCACATAAAAACAACAAATCTTCTTTATCTATATGTTTTATATAATGCATGGCTAATCCTAAAAAGCTTGCTAAACGATCGGTTGCGATTTCATAATCACATTGACTGGATACTTCATCTAAAAAACTATATGCACAATATCCCATACTTCCCATCTTTTCTAAAAAAAAGTCTGTTTTTAGGCAGACAAAAAGGAATTCCTTTTTTCTTGAGCCCAGAAGAAAAAGTGTATACAAAAGGCAGGTCTACCGGCTTCGTTTCATCCTTTGATCACCTTCCCATATTTCTACAGTGGTATTCGATCATTGTCCACATCACGGTTGCTGGGGCAGCTAAAGCTTATCTTTATTCCCTATTAAGTATTACTACACCATTTTGTATGTATTTGATTGTATATTCTTTATCTTCATACGTAAACCTTATGAATCTATAAAACAGCCTCCCTATACATAGTAGGGTATTTAGAGTAGATTTTCAAGAATTCCTTTTTTATTATGATAAAAATTATACTTCATCTTCAAATTCTTGAGCATAATACACATGATTCGTCTTATTCCTAATATAAGAAGGTCAAACTGAAGTTTTTTACTTCGCAAGTTTATTTAATGTTTCACCAGCAATTCTATATACCGTCCAATCGGACATAGGTTCTGCACCCAATGATAAGTAAAAATCAATACTTGACTTATTCCAATCAAGACACCACCATTCCAAGCGACCACATTTTCGTTCAACAGCAATAGCTGCAAGTTTCTTTAATATTGCTTTCCCATATCCATTTCCTCTATATTCTGGAGAAACATATAAATCTTCAAGATACAAGCCTGCTCTACCTAAAAAAGTAGAAAAGTTATGAAAAAATAGTGCAAAACCAATCTCTTTATCACCCAGACAAGCAAAAATCACTTCTGCTTTTTCTTTATCAAAAATCCACTCCTCAAGAGTTTCTTCATCGCAAACTACTTCATTTAACATTTTCTCATACTCTGCAAGTTCTTGAATAAATCTTAAAATCAAGGAAACATCTTTACGCTGTGCATATCTAAAATGTAAGTTCATATCCATATCATTAACCTCTCAAACGCTAATTTATCTTTCTGTAACTTTAAATATAGCACTTTCTATTTTAGATGCAACTTTTTTTCTATCTCTTTACTACTTAAAAACCTCATATGTAAAAAAGACAAGGAAATCCTCAAATAAAGAATCTCATTGTCTTTCTTGATCATTAGTTGAAATTGTATGCTGTAACGATAGGCTCACGATTTTGTACAACATCATTATAATATTCATACAGGCATATTCCTAAGAAACTTCCTGAAATATTATAGATATTCTGAAATCCATGTCCCTGTAAAGCCAATGTGGCATTATAGCTTCTTTGTGCACTTCTACAATGAAGATACACTGGACGATCTGTTGGAATTTCATCCAAGCGATCTCTAATTTGACTTAATGGAATATTCACAGCTGTTTTAAGATGTCCTTTTGCAAATTCATGTTCTTCTCTTACATCAATGATATATGCATTTGATTCTACCAGTC encodes:
- a CDS encoding FUSC family protein — translated: MKFYDLLQLDPAGLKRLIDKSESKKQRGFLWAAMFFRSILLVLFAIVFIAPLSSVFGKENNAMAVSMFCILLAVRFVDFGYCIKDSLINLGIVFLLLLISPVLSYYVNPLFAFFIHFLSYIVILFITCDKPEMGNGGLYSFAYVFLCGNPVQGVLFFKRFLLTCFCFLICAAVFYKKHKGKHTDISFQSKIKQFDFYTKKHQWQIRIALGISFILTLGAFFQLERYMWIGFACGSLLSDHNFETKLKEKSMHRILGVLAGSALFYVLYMLMPKSMHSMIGIFGGILLGLCSQYKHKTVLNCLGALMAATGIYGIQEAVILRITDNLIGVVFAFLFFFVYEFLMEKLYQRKMA
- a CDS encoding MarR family transcriptional regulator; protein product: MQNIDWQQMLIFQQELHQFSRNMLVHKQKQFLTSSERELLAWLYLEPEKCTPLILSKLSGMKKEAVSRCLKQLYEKNCIQKQKQTSDERSYVISLSETGLKELKKDYEIMLQPFYDLWRSMGEDFEQLFVLISRANEKMQSLSIDE
- a CDS encoding flavin reductase: MNQKAFFNLSYGLYIISTSHDGKDAGCVANTLQQVTSSPQQMAVTLNKDNYTEQLIEKSGRFCGAVLTQDTDMEMIKTFGFQSSKDADKFEKVEFKRDVHGIAYPIQNVASYFSVKVVQKVDLGTHVMFIGEVEDAEVLAEKEVMTYAYYHQVKNGTTPKNAPSFQEKTEKSGWRCSICGYIYEGDPLPEDFVCPLCGAPASVFEKI
- a CDS encoding oleate hydratase; the encoded protein is MKKKSIAMAAAATAASTGAVLMAAKKVQQKNKEQKAKKEEDIKNYRNTELGKHDKNKKGIYYTNGNYEAFARPKKPEGVEDKHAYLIGSGLASLAAACFLVRDGQMPGDHIHILEAMDIAGGACDGIFDSTRGYIMRGGREMENHFECLWDLFRSIPSLEVENASVLDEFYWLNKEDPNYSLCRATIHRGEDAHTDGKFNLSQKGCMEIMKLFLTKDEDLYDKTIEDVFDEEVFNSTFWLYWRTMFAFENWHSALEMKLYFQRFIHHISGLPDFSALKFTRYNQYESLILPMQKYLEKAGVDFQFHTEVTNVVFQCDENKKVAQAIECKVNGVEQGIVLSENDLVFITNGSCTEGTIYGDQDHAPNGDAEVRTSGCWNLWKNIAKQDPAFGHPEKFCSDIAKTNWESATITTLDDKIIPYITNICKRDPRTGKVVTGGIVSCQDSSWLLSWTINRQGQFKAQDKDKVCVWVYGLFTDAIGDYVKKPMKECTGKEITMEWLYHIGAPVEQIEDLAEHSAVCVPTMMPYITAFFMPRAKGDRPDVIVDGAVNFAFLGQFAQTPRDTVFTTEYSVRTAMEAVYGLLGVDRGVPEVWGSVYDIRELLDSSVKLMDGKSPLEIRLPGPLNMLKKPLLKTIQGTVIEKVLKDHDVLKEDMMF
- a CDS encoding TetR/AcrR family transcriptional regulator, producing the protein MSNRTKLDLEAALKDCMLKKPFHKITIQDLTDACHISRMSFYYHFKDLHDLVEWVCVEDAKQALQNKKHSENWQDGLLHVFEAVYENKPFVMNAYYNISREQIENFLFKLVHDLIMQVIEEKAKDVQISEEQKNFIANFYKYGFVGVMLDWIADGMKEDYHLIVEDMRIALKNTITTSIQNFTKN
- a CDS encoding ECF transporter S component, translating into MKQKFTTYHITILAFAIVVNIVGGQIALMLRLPIYLDSMGTILTSILYGPVYGMLTSLLSGIILGITVDSYALYFAPAGMLFGLLMGILWKKKVDKTWWIFVVALCVSVPTSFVSAGISAYLFGGITSSGSSYLVQLLSKTPLGLTLSCFIVQFFTDYIDRVVEIGLILLVLKKLPKNFIKKKI
- a CDS encoding nucleoside hydrolase — translated: MKRKIIIDCDPGIDDSLAIMMALTSKEVEVLGITIVCGNAPVQMGFENIKKVLKHMNRLDVPVYLGADKPLKKEYVSALDTHGEDGLGESFLEEVEGYETSITAVEFLSQTLRKEENCSLIAIGPLTNLAHLIQQDKEAFSKIAMLVSMGGTYKSHGNCSPVAEYNYWEDPEAAAIVYEEMAKIGKQIHMIGLDVTRNIVLTPTLLSYIERLDPVQGEFIRKITKFYFDFHWEWEHIIGCVINDPLAIAYFINPAICSGFSSNVQIETDGICRGQSVVDAYDFYKKEKNAVVLTEVDVQEFFYMFLECILHKHKEELDLLESLLVHTYA
- a CDS encoding APC family permease → MQETRKYGLLMAIAMVIGIVIGSGIFFKADDILVLTGGNVAIGCLVLIIGAGGIIFGGISIAEWAKLTDDAGGLISYGEKAYNKTFAFLIGWFQMVVYFPALVAVICWVGANYTIQLFSNFPMLQSHVWTITIFYIILLYLVNTFSPKIAGYLQTSSMMVKMIPLFLIGIAGLLFGDPSYLQLHSVDGAGIVAGSSAIVAAAFSYDGWSVAPSICHEIKNAKRNLPLALTIAPIMILFVYLLYFLGITFLLGPEKVMELKDGAFEAAASMLAGPFAAKLLLVTVVISVLGTCNGIILGSCRIPHALAIRNEIPFSNKIAKLHERYEVSILSNFTSCIFSFLWLFIHYLTVENPAIQALGMDVSGLPIVIMYIFYFLLYIGVLRYAWKGGIQSKFFGYVCPVLACIGALIVIYGGLSSSNGKMYLIVSILSLASGYLILLYKKKKA
- a CDS encoding ROK family protein, which produces MKYAIGIDIGGTNTRVALINENYEIKERVQFSTDANDPDKTMDKIAETIQSFETDIVGVGMSCPGPLDLINGKIIQTPNLHGKWTGFSVSKELEKRIQIPVYLENDANLAALAESVIGEGKDYDYVQYLTVSTGLGAGLVMHKKIFTGAHGFANEVANSCMKHEGPSHGMIYPGGIEAISSGTAIVERAKKKGLNVAHAGEVNDLALDGNVDAKEIMQEAKIYLANFIANIQAYIDPEIFILGGSVALKIDGFVEEVEELVKMRVFDVVKPYVKVRKSTLNEDSGLLGAACLAFLTLS
- a CDS encoding cysteine-rich small domain-containing protein; the encoded protein is MNRNYACFTNRDCEFFPCHKGISEENFNCLFCFCPLYVLGTNCGGAYRILDNGCKDCTLCTYPHERKNYDAIMGRFPEIVSIMNK
- a CDS encoding DUF4430 domain-containing protein — encoded protein: MKKTIILSLVLGLGIMLSGCSEKKEPAGEEKEVTLHVVVEDKVNGKELVNKDITQTGQINTLYDFLEKCEELDVVFKDGSYGAYIDEMSGLKQDFNKGPWWLYESDNNETCKESGMCPAVEELKIQDGDSFKFLYTKDM